In Penaeus monodon isolate SGIC_2016 chromosome 43, NSTDA_Pmon_1, whole genome shotgun sequence, one DNA window encodes the following:
- the LOC119568241 gene encoding protein SpAN-like yields the protein MELPFNGCLTVHSPNYPLSYPHNTQCTLDIVAPPECQIAVKFCEVSLEVCPYDTLWVTGTNSSGPLCGSGLRQTALSASNAVTVAFTSDDTQSQRGFRLALTALCDATTTTTTTTSTSTSTTTTEEPTCDSFQIYTMCSVTSIAASSGVVVSPGYPNYYPNDRHCALNITVPEGLVVALEYLAFDLEPHKDCKWDLLRVHDASAIPDLQPAYCGSTIPAFNLSSTNAVRMEFKTDSTVIFTGFAICFRAVEK from the exons ATGGAACTGCCTTTCAATGGTTGTCTGACTGTTCACAGTCCAAACTACCCACTATCATACCCACACAACACGCAATGTACTCTAGATATTGTCGCTCCACCAGAGtgccagatagcagtcaagtTCTGCGAAGTATCGTTGGAAGTGTGTCCTTATGATACTCTCTGGGTCACAGGTACTAACTCCAG CGGCCCTCTCTGTGGCTCCGGGCTCCGCCAGACTGCCCTATCTGCCAGCAACGCAGTGACCGTCGCCTTCACTTCAGACGACACGCAAAGCCAGCGAGGTTTCCGGTTGGCTCTCACGGCGCTCTGC gATGCAACAACAACTACCACAACCACGACCTCAACAAGTACAAGTACCACGACCACAGAAGAACCCACCTGTGATTCTTTCCAGATCTATACAA TGTGCTCAGTGACAAGCATCGCGGCCTCGTCTGGCGTGGTCGTCTCCCCGGGCTACCCGAACTACTACCCGAACGACCGCCACTGCGCCCTCAACATCACGGTTCCTGAGGGCCTCGTGGTCGCCCTCGAGTACTTGGCCTTCGACCTCGAGCCCCACAAAGACTGCAAGTGGGACCTCCTCAGGGTCCACGACGCCAGCGCCATTCCCGATCTGCA GCCTGCCTACTGTGGCTCGACCATCCCCGCGTTCAACCTCTCATCGACGAACGCGGTGCGGATGGAATTCAAAACCGACTCGACCGTTATTTTCACCGGATTCGCAATCTGCTTCAGAGCGGTTGAGAAGTAG